The Geothrix sp. genome window below encodes:
- the secE gene encoding preprotein translocase subunit SecE: MIGAIKQQARDLFAELDRVDWPSKEKVLTSTWTVVIVSVFVGAFLWSVDWFLSKGFAYFFLKAR; the protein is encoded by the coding sequence GTGATCGGAGCCATCAAACAACAGGCCAGAGATCTGTTCGCAGAGCTCGACCGGGTGGATTGGCCCAGCAAGGAAAAAGTGCTGACCTCCACCTGGACTGTGGTGATCGTCTCGGTGTTCGTCGGGGCCTTCCTGTGGTCCGTGGACTGGTTCCTCTCCAAGGGCTTCGCGTACTTCTTCCTGAAGGCCCGTTGA
- the rplK gene encoding 50S ribosomal protein L11, with protein MAKKITGYIKLQLPAGEATPAPPVGPALGQHGVNIMEFVKQFNAKSVGAVEKGTTLPVVITVYADRSFSFILKTPPAAVLIMKKLGLEKGSPTPNKQKVGKITKAQLAEIAKVKMPDLTAGSLEAAVRSIAGSARSMGVDVID; from the coding sequence ATGGCAAAGAAGATCACTGGCTACATCAAGCTGCAGCTGCCTGCGGGCGAAGCCACCCCGGCTCCTCCCGTCGGTCCCGCGCTGGGCCAGCACGGCGTCAACATCATGGAGTTCGTGAAGCAGTTCAACGCGAAGTCCGTGGGCGCGGTCGAGAAGGGCACCACCCTCCCCGTCGTCATCACCGTCTACGCCGATCGCAGCTTCAGCTTCATCCTGAAGACCCCTCCGGCCGCCGTGCTGATCATGAAGAAGCTCGGCCTTGAGAAGGGCAGCCCCACGCCCAACAAGCAGAAGGTCGGCAAGATCACCAAGGCGCAGCTCGCGGAGATCGCCAAGGTGAAGATGCCCGACCTCACGGCTGGCAGCCTCGAGGCCGCCGTCCGTTCCATCGCCGGCTCGGCGCGCTCCATGGGCGTCGACGTCATCGATTAA
- a CDS encoding TSUP family transporter gives MLSLPKLLLLMLAALLAGFIDAVVGGGGLITVPALMLGLPAGTPLPTLLGTNKVVAVTGTTMAAGKFLRSGTLAWREMVGPVLASAVGASAGVWLTYRMHGDFLRPLLLILLVAMLAFTLLKPELGSLHAPRYGLTHQRGLAAAIALALGFYDGFFGPGTGSLLIFLFVAVLGFDFLRASALAKSVNWASNITSMGLFVWHGSWIPSVALGMAAANGVGGYFGAHMALNRGSGWVRGLFIAVVGALILRLGWQVLFS, from the coding sequence GTGCTGAGCCTTCCCAAACTCCTCCTCCTCATGCTTGCCGCCCTGCTGGCAGGCTTCATCGACGCGGTCGTGGGCGGAGGCGGACTGATCACCGTGCCGGCCCTCATGCTGGGGCTGCCGGCGGGCACGCCGCTGCCCACGCTGCTGGGCACCAACAAGGTGGTGGCCGTCACGGGCACCACCATGGCCGCGGGCAAGTTCCTGCGCTCGGGGACGCTGGCCTGGCGCGAGATGGTGGGGCCGGTCCTGGCCTCGGCCGTGGGGGCCTCGGCGGGGGTGTGGCTCACCTACCGGATGCACGGGGACTTCCTGCGGCCGCTGCTGCTGATCCTGCTGGTGGCCATGCTGGCCTTCACCCTGCTGAAGCCCGAACTGGGCAGCCTGCACGCGCCCCGCTATGGCCTCACCCATCAGCGGGGCCTGGCGGCGGCCATCGCGCTGGCGCTGGGCTTCTACGACGGATTTTTCGGCCCGGGCACCGGCTCCCTGCTGATCTTCCTCTTCGTGGCGGTGCTGGGCTTCGACTTCCTGCGGGCCTCTGCCCTGGCCAAGAGCGTGAACTGGGCCTCCAACATCACCTCCATGGGCCTCTTCGTGTGGCACGGCAGCTGGATTCCCTCGGTGGCCCTCGGCATGGCCGCGGCCAACGGGGTGGGGGGCTACTTCGGTGCCCATATGGCGCTGAACCGGGGCAGCGGCTGGGTCCGCGGCCTCTTCATCGCGGTGGTGGGGGCCCTCATCCTCCGCCTGGGCTGGCAGGTCCTGTTCTCCTGA
- the frr gene encoding ribosome recycling factor, which translates to MTAQTPDAILQETKRRMHASVEALKKEMATIRTGRANASLLDNVHVEYYGSMVPLNQMGTVSVPEAGMLVVTPFDKSAIKAVETAILKSELGINPGNDGNVIRLPIPMLTEERRKELVKVLHRLGEEIKTGVRNIRRDANEDVKKLEKLKEGHISEDAAKKALDDIQKLTDAHIKEVDEAMKHKEAEILKV; encoded by the coding sequence ATGACCGCCCAGACCCCCGATGCCATCCTGCAGGAGACGAAGCGCCGCATGCATGCGTCTGTGGAGGCGCTGAAGAAGGAGATGGCGACCATCCGGACCGGCCGGGCCAACGCCAGCCTCCTGGATAATGTGCATGTGGAGTACTACGGCTCCATGGTGCCCCTGAACCAGATGGGCACCGTGTCCGTGCCCGAGGCGGGAATGCTGGTGGTGACCCCCTTCGACAAGAGCGCCATCAAGGCCGTGGAGACGGCCATCCTCAAGTCCGAGCTGGGCATCAATCCCGGCAATGACGGCAATGTGATCCGCCTGCCCATCCCCATGCTCACGGAGGAGCGCCGCAAGGAGCTGGTGAAGGTGCTTCACCGCCTGGGCGAGGAGATCAAGACCGGCGTGCGCAACATCCGCCGGGATGCCAACGAGGATGTGAAGAAGCTCGAGAAGCTCAAGGAGGGCCACATCTCCGAGGACGCCGCGAAGAAGGCCCTGGACGACATCCAGAAGCTCACGGACGCCCACATCAAGGAGGTCGATGAGGCCATGAAGCACAAGGAAGCGGAGATCCTCAAAGTCTGA
- a CDS encoding outer membrane protein transport protein translates to MAQAVRGVIGAGLMLGAAALPMAAQSLALPAADPVGIARSGAQVAYGYSLEAASTNPALLASLRENRGFYLAAGLDLASTQQSLESNQRTTFSTDRNRGIGAFGAAFRLSPSFSLGLKLDEPFMRHGRLRNDAPSRFLGDGLDLSARRLEGQMAWALSPNLSFGLGLGAARLSFESSSVMRFGVPLDPSQPTSGINPVQGLVEQRVAQSGNKTVPSYSLGLRWAINPRWTLGAAHQSGLKGDLKLSAGFRDASLGLYANDGLSLAPLGTAPRATALLGASTPVQAGSRTLELPSQTSVGFRHRATPMITWEADLRWTSASLRMPAFAVVSTPSGPASASSELPQGKSHLGLGASVEVELGKFWTVRGGLSLDQRSVEESAAEPLLGGSRTAAFSIGAGYRIWSGELSLGYQYRQSEDQDTRRLDGVWSAAGFRATGTRVRMEGMGHLLALGFKKTF, encoded by the coding sequence ATGGCGCAGGCGGTTCGTGGTGTGATCGGGGCGGGACTGATGCTGGGCGCGGCCGCCCTGCCCATGGCGGCGCAAAGCCTGGCCCTGCCAGCCGCGGATCCCGTGGGCATCGCCCGCAGCGGCGCCCAGGTGGCCTACGGCTACAGCCTGGAAGCGGCCTCGACCAATCCCGCGCTGCTGGCCTCCCTGCGGGAGAACCGGGGCTTCTATCTCGCGGCCGGGCTCGACCTCGCCTCCACCCAGCAGAGTCTGGAATCCAATCAGCGCACCACCTTCAGCACGGACCGCAACCGGGGCATCGGCGCCTTCGGCGCGGCCTTCCGCCTCTCGCCCTCCTTCAGCCTCGGACTGAAGCTGGATGAACCCTTCATGCGCCATGGGCGCCTCCGGAACGATGCGCCCAGCCGCTTTCTCGGAGATGGCCTCGACCTGTCGGCCCGCCGCCTGGAAGGGCAGATGGCCTGGGCCCTCAGCCCGAATCTGTCCTTCGGCCTGGGGCTCGGAGCCGCTCGCCTGAGCTTTGAATCCAGCAGCGTCATGCGGTTCGGCGTGCCGCTCGATCCCTCGCAGCCCACCTCTGGAATCAATCCCGTGCAGGGGCTGGTCGAGCAGCGGGTCGCCCAGTCGGGGAACAAGACGGTCCCCAGCTATTCACTCGGGTTGCGCTGGGCCATCAATCCCCGCTGGACCCTGGGTGCGGCGCACCAGTCCGGGCTGAAGGGCGACCTGAAGCTCAGCGCGGGCTTCCGCGATGCCAGCCTGGGTCTCTACGCCAACGACGGCCTGAGCCTCGCGCCCCTGGGCACCGCCCCGCGGGCCACCGCGCTGCTGGGCGCCTCGACCCCCGTGCAGGCCGGCAGCCGGACGCTCGAGCTGCCGTCGCAGACCTCGGTGGGCTTCCGGCATCGCGCTACGCCCATGATCACCTGGGAAGCGGACCTCCGCTGGACCTCCGCCAGCCTGCGCATGCCGGCCTTCGCGGTGGTCTCCACCCCCAGCGGACCCGCGTCGGCCTCGTCGGAACTGCCCCAGGGCAAGAGCCACCTGGGCCTCGGCGCCTCCGTGGAAGTGGAACTTGGCAAGTTCTGGACTGTCCGAGGGGGCCTCTCCCTCGACCAGCGCTCGGTGGAAGAATCAGCCGCGGAACCCCTGCTGGGGGGCTCGCGCACGGCCGCCTTTTCCATCGGTGCCGGGTACCGGATCTGGAGCGGCGAACTGAGCCTCGGCTATCAGTACCGCCAGAGCGAGGACCAGGACACCCGCCGCCTCGACGGCGTGTGGAGTGCCGCAGGTTTCCGCGCCACGGGCACCCGCGTGCGCATGGAGGGCATGGGGCATCTCCTGGCCCTCGGTTTCAAGAAGACCTTCTAG
- the rlmB gene encoding 23S rRNA (guanosine(2251)-2'-O)-methyltransferase RlmB, with amino-acid sequence MRYLGPHACEEALVRGELHTVWIAPAAFGRLAKFVGEARAAGVVVHREPMEGIDRRSQGQRHQGVLGEGGAFAYAEFEDVLAAVKEKGDAALILALDGVTDPHNLGAILRSAAAAAVDGVILPERRSAAVNDTVVRASAGTAGRVPVCRVVNLGRALDDLKEAGGWIYGLAAGEGSRDYLKESFDRATVLVMGAEGEGLHQKIRERCDGLLHIPMPGGIESLNVSAAAAVTLFRVIARRGQASPEVSP; translated from the coding sequence ATGCGCTATCTCGGTCCCCACGCCTGCGAGGAGGCCCTGGTCCGTGGGGAGCTGCACACGGTCTGGATTGCGCCCGCGGCCTTCGGGCGGCTGGCGAAGTTCGTGGGCGAGGCCCGCGCCGCAGGGGTGGTGGTGCACCGCGAACCCATGGAGGGCATCGACCGGCGTAGCCAGGGGCAGCGCCACCAGGGCGTCCTGGGCGAGGGCGGCGCCTTCGCCTACGCGGAGTTCGAGGATGTGCTGGCCGCCGTGAAGGAGAAGGGCGACGCCGCGCTGATCCTCGCCCTGGACGGCGTCACCGATCCCCACAACCTGGGCGCCATCCTGCGCTCCGCCGCCGCCGCCGCGGTGGACGGTGTGATCCTTCCCGAGCGGCGCTCGGCGGCGGTGAACGACACCGTGGTGCGCGCCAGTGCCGGTACGGCGGGCCGCGTGCCGGTCTGCCGGGTGGTGAACCTGGGCCGCGCCCTGGACGACCTGAAGGAGGCCGGGGGCTGGATCTACGGCCTGGCCGCAGGCGAGGGCAGCCGCGACTATTTGAAGGAATCCTTCGACCGCGCGACGGTGCTGGTGATGGGGGCCGAGGGTGAGGGCCTCCACCAGAAGATCCGCGAGCGCTGCGATGGGCTGCTGCACATCCCCATGCCCGGCGGCATCGAGAGCCTCAATGTCTCGGCCGCCGCTGCGGTCACGCTCTTCCGCGTGATCGCGCGCCGCGGGCAGGCCAGTCCCGAAGTTTCCCCTTGA
- a CDS encoding HAMP domain-containing sensor histidine kinase — protein sequence MKKGEEGQGKASFFVPSGRAAPLELQDQASFCLDEPLVHAMLEAVDSYAVVLNAQRQILAANPLLLEGIAKENPGDFLGLRVGEAFHCVHRAEGSDGCGSSRACQGCGALLAVLAAQDSQQPSSGECLLSLQREGRWEAREFSVRARPLVVAGHRLLLLTLKDISAQKRRESLEHIFIHDLVNSLHGLQGWTEMLQGSGSDATAIATRILEMTDCLTEEVESQRRLLLAERNELVPDLRETTPGKLIEDLAGSLDAESQARLICLTPASDAPVLRTDPAILNRILTNMVRNALEAMPTGGQARLWFELRSGQPTFVVQNPGYLPPEVADRVFQRSFSTKAARGRGLGTYGMKVLGETVLGGKVGFTTGWEDGTRFFIMLPGG from the coding sequence GTGAAAAAAGGAGAGGAAGGGCAGGGGAAGGCGAGCTTTTTCGTCCCTTCCGGACGGGCCGCACCCCTGGAGCTGCAGGATCAGGCGAGCTTCTGTCTGGACGAACCCCTGGTCCACGCGATGCTCGAGGCCGTGGACAGCTACGCGGTGGTGCTCAATGCGCAGCGCCAGATTCTCGCTGCGAACCCCCTTCTGCTGGAGGGGATCGCGAAGGAGAACCCCGGTGATTTCCTCGGCCTGAGGGTGGGTGAGGCCTTCCACTGCGTCCACCGGGCCGAGGGATCGGATGGCTGCGGTTCCTCCCGGGCCTGCCAGGGCTGCGGGGCCCTCCTCGCGGTGCTGGCCGCCCAGGACTCGCAGCAGCCTTCCTCGGGGGAATGCCTCCTCAGCCTCCAGCGGGAGGGCCGCTGGGAGGCCCGGGAATTCTCGGTGCGGGCCCGCCCGCTGGTGGTGGCAGGACACCGGCTCCTCCTGCTCACGCTCAAGGACATCAGTGCCCAGAAGCGGCGGGAGTCCCTCGAACACATCTTCATCCACGACCTCGTGAACTCCCTGCACGGGCTTCAGGGATGGACGGAGATGCTTCAGGGAAGCGGTTCCGACGCGACCGCCATCGCCACGCGGATCCTCGAGATGACCGATTGCCTCACGGAGGAGGTGGAGTCGCAGCGGCGCCTGCTGCTGGCCGAGCGGAACGAGCTGGTGCCGGACCTCCGCGAGACGACGCCCGGGAAGCTGATCGAAGACCTCGCGGGATCGCTGGATGCGGAGTCCCAGGCGCGCCTGATCTGCCTGACGCCGGCGTCGGACGCCCCGGTCCTGCGGACGGACCCGGCGATCCTGAACCGGATCCTCACGAACATGGTGCGGAACGCCCTGGAGGCGATGCCGACGGGAGGGCAGGCGCGGCTCTGGTTCGAGCTGCGGTCGGGGCAGCCCACCTTCGTGGTCCAGAACCCCGGGTACCTGCCGCCGGAGGTGGCGGACCGGGTGTTCCAGCGGTCCTTCAGCACCAAGGCGGCCCGCGGGCGGGGGCTGGGCACCTACGGGATGAAGGTGCTGGGCGAGACGGTGCTGGGCGGGAAGGTGGGCTTCACCACCGGCTGGGAGGACGGGACGCGCTTCTTCATCATGCTTCCGGGTGGATGA
- the nusG gene encoding transcription termination/antitermination protein NusG encodes MTDLVSTPQDTATPAQPQGRELKWFIIHTYSGYEAKVMEHLRQRIKMEEREGSFGDIQIPEETYEEMKVDAKSGKKERVVKKRKSFPGYLLVQIQVESKPEGSVEMADADWHLVRNTPKVTSFVGANKKRPTPLTDDEVRQIMHHTEETQEKPKPKYHFEKGEKVRIIDGPFANFEGDVDEIHEERSTIKVMVTVFGRSTPVELDFIQVEKR; translated from the coding sequence ATGACCGATCTCGTGAGCACCCCACAAGACACGGCGACCCCGGCGCAGCCGCAGGGGCGCGAGTTGAAGTGGTTCATCATCCACACCTATTCGGGCTACGAGGCCAAGGTGATGGAGCACCTGCGCCAGCGCATCAAGATGGAAGAGCGCGAAGGCAGCTTCGGGGACATCCAGATCCCCGAGGAGACCTATGAGGAAATGAAGGTCGACGCCAAGTCCGGCAAGAAGGAGCGCGTCGTCAAGAAGCGCAAGTCCTTCCCGGGCTATCTGCTGGTCCAGATCCAGGTGGAGAGCAAGCCCGAAGGTTCCGTCGAGATGGCGGATGCGGACTGGCACCTGGTGCGGAACACCCCCAAGGTGACCAGCTTCGTGGGGGCCAACAAGAAGCGGCCCACACCCCTGACGGACGACGAGGTCCGCCAGATCATGCACCACACGGAAGAGACCCAGGAGAAGCCCAAGCCCAAATACCACTTTGAGAAGGGCGAAAAGGTCCGTATCATTGATGGCCCCTTCGCCAATTTCGAAGGGGATGTGGATGAGATCCACGAAGAACGCTCCACCATCAAGGTGATGGTGACGGTGTTCGGTCGCAGCACCCCTGTGGAGCTCGACTTCATCCAGGTGGAAAAGCGCTAG
- a CDS encoding alpha/beta fold hydrolase yields the protein MRMLRLLAPLASLALTLAAAPATTEMALTSADGFALKGTLTLPAAKGKAPVVILAHQFGAARSGWAPLTERLAARGIGTLALDLRGHGASTLKDGAEVKVTGDFMASAKAVGFDKIPADLAQAAAWLRKQPGVDGRRIGLAGSSVGAFSALLAAPEVKPVAILSLSPAGTGAFGEGSRERLKAALLRGRASTLVLASAGDKDAFENAQAVKDLPGVAVNIKDGDEHGFAYFKERADLMAVFFGEYLIYHHTGQAYAAAGAKPAAPAGTVINDKTVADKKAADASK from the coding sequence ATGCGCATGCTCCGCCTGCTGGCCCCCTTGGCATCCCTGGCCCTGACATTGGCCGCCGCCCCTGCCACCACGGAGATGGCCCTCACGAGCGCCGATGGCTTCGCCCTCAAGGGCACCCTCACCCTGCCCGCCGCGAAGGGCAAGGCCCCTGTGGTGATCCTGGCCCACCAGTTCGGCGCGGCCCGCTCGGGCTGGGCGCCCCTGACCGAGCGCCTGGCCGCCCGCGGCATCGGCACCCTGGCCCTGGACCTGCGCGGCCACGGCGCCAGCACCCTCAAGGACGGCGCTGAGGTGAAGGTCACCGGCGACTTCATGGCCTCCGCCAAGGCCGTGGGCTTCGACAAGATCCCCGCTGATCTGGCCCAGGCCGCCGCCTGGCTGCGGAAGCAGCCCGGCGTGGACGGTCGCCGCATCGGCCTCGCCGGCTCCAGCGTCGGCGCCTTCTCGGCGCTCCTGGCCGCGCCCGAGGTCAAGCCCGTCGCCATCCTCAGCCTCAGCCCCGCGGGCACCGGCGCCTTCGGCGAAGGCTCCCGGGAAAGGCTGAAGGCCGCCCTGCTGCGGGGCCGGGCCTCCACCCTGGTGCTGGCCTCCGCCGGCGATAAGGACGCCTTCGAGAACGCCCAGGCCGTGAAGGACCTGCCGGGCGTGGCCGTGAACATCAAGGACGGCGACGAGCACGGCTTCGCCTACTTCAAGGAGCGGGCCGACCTCATGGCCGTCTTCTTCGGCGAATACCTCATCTACCACCACACGGGGCAGGCCTATGCCGCCGCCGGCGCGAAGCCCGCCGCTCCGGC
- the rpmG gene encoding 50S ribosomal protein L33, whose protein sequence is MRDIIHLQCQDCKRKNYSTTKNKKTTTGKLEFNKFCRFCGGYRVHREAK, encoded by the coding sequence ATGCGCGACATCATCCACTTGCAGTGCCAAGACTGCAAGCGCAAGAACTACAGCACCACCAAGAACAAGAAGACCACCACAGGCAAGCTTGAATTCAACAAGTTCTGCCGTTTCTGTGGCGGTTACCGGGTTCACCGCGAGGCGAAGTAG
- the tuf gene encoding elongation factor Tu: MAKEKFDRSKPHVNIGTIGHVDHGKTTLTAAITFILAKKFGGETKSYDQIDSAPEEKARGITINTAHVEYQTEKRHYAHVDCPGHADYVKNMITGAAQMDGAILVVAATDGPMPQTREHILLARQVGVPYIVVFMNKIDIADPELAELVEMEIRDLLSSYQYPGDEIPIIKGSARLALDHADTPEHADCACILELMDAVDAYIPDPVRAIDKPFIMPVEDVFTITGRGTVVTGRIEQGIVKVGEEIEIIGLKDTVKKVVTGVEMFRKSLDQGQAGDNAGILLRGVERKDVERGQVLAKPGSITPHTKFNAQVYVLTKEEGGRHTPFFNKYRPQFYFRTTDVTGSIELEAGREMVMPGDNVTLTVELIQPIAMDKGLKFAIREGGRTVGAGNVGEILA; encoded by the coding sequence GTGGCCAAAGAGAAATTCGATCGTTCCAAGCCCCATGTCAACATCGGCACCATTGGCCACGTGGACCACGGCAAAACCACGCTGACCGCGGCCATCACCTTCATCCTTGCGAAGAAGTTCGGCGGCGAGACGAAGTCCTACGATCAGATCGACTCCGCGCCCGAAGAGAAGGCCCGCGGGATCACGATTAACACCGCCCATGTCGAGTACCAGACCGAGAAGCGCCACTATGCCCATGTGGACTGCCCTGGTCACGCCGACTATGTGAAGAACATGATCACCGGCGCGGCCCAGATGGACGGCGCGATCCTCGTGGTCGCCGCCACCGACGGCCCCATGCCCCAGACCCGTGAGCACATCCTGCTCGCCCGTCAGGTCGGCGTGCCCTACATCGTGGTCTTCATGAACAAGATCGACATCGCCGATCCCGAGCTCGCCGAGCTGGTCGAGATGGAAATCCGCGACCTGCTGTCCTCCTACCAGTACCCCGGCGACGAGATCCCCATCATCAAGGGTTCCGCCCGTCTGGCTCTGGATCACGCCGACACCCCCGAGCACGCTGACTGCGCCTGCATCCTCGAGCTCATGGATGCCGTGGACGCCTACATCCCCGATCCCGTCCGCGCCATCGACAAGCCCTTCATCATGCCCGTCGAGGATGTGTTCACCATCACCGGCCGCGGCACCGTGGTGACCGGCCGCATCGAGCAGGGCATCGTGAAGGTCGGTGAGGAAATCGAAATCATCGGCCTCAAGGACACCGTCAAGAAGGTCGTGACCGGCGTCGAGATGTTCCGCAAGTCCCTGGATCAGGGCCAGGCTGGTGACAACGCCGGCATCCTGCTCCGCGGTGTGGAGCGCAAGGATGTGGAGCGCGGCCAGGTGCTCGCCAAGCCCGGCAGCATCACCCCCCACACCAAGTTCAACGCCCAGGTGTATGTGCTGACCAAGGAAGAGGGCGGCCGCCACACCCCGTTCTTCAACAAGTACCGTCCCCAGTTCTACTTCCGCACCACCGATGTGACCGGTTCCATCGAGCTCGAGGCCGGCCGCGAAATGGTGATGCCCGGCGACAATGTCACCCTGACGGTCGAGCTGATCCAGCCCATCGCCATGGACAAGGGCCTGAAGTTCGCCATCCGTGAGGGTGGACGCACCGTGGGCGCCGGCAATGTGGGCGAGATCCTGGCCTAA